A stretch of Penaeus vannamei isolate JL-2024 chromosome 18, ASM4276789v1, whole genome shotgun sequence DNA encodes these proteins:
- the LOC113810451 gene encoding decapping and exoribonuclease protein isoform X2: MARSSGYGGRSPRHALDEEESADIFRVEKTSKYEGAPPEMKKPLVLGGYSVDGDRKIIYDRSQLQFLDKAFLSEEPMDVQLDLTRGLEEAIDYKGESQESFENLLRWVLRNQHSLVSETSSQRLSLDILCMRGTLKQICRSPYTPRDSWAIHVAEFQGSFYIVPAPSEPKADPRPTGRKPKRELWGNKFEQYLKGDPDDILDPNKEYRSVLKLSVGQFSLLFSPEVDCADPDLYREDHKDMGAFVLVKALRDETKMNFQFYKQSRLSDWWLDNKLVGIPRIIVGHFTQGGIVHSIELLKTEELPALGENEWDPNVYINFLVRFLKFMKQKVMEDTAAVYKFERRPMGHIYCSKLKKSDSVFLPLWYTQKLFTKEKTGEENTEAT, encoded by the exons GCCAGAAGCAGTGGATACGGAGGCAGAAGTCCTCGACACGCCCTGGACGAAGAAG aatcgGCTGACATCTTTCGCGTGGAAAAGACCAGCAAATACGAAGGAGCGCCTCCCGAAATGAAAAAACCTCTCGTGCTTGGTGGCTATTCCGTCGACGGCGATCGAAAAATTATCTACGATCGCTCACAGCTGCAGTTTCTCGATAAAGCATTCTTATCGGAGGAAccgatggat GTGCAACTCGACCTCACCAGAGGTTTGGAAGAAGCAATTGATTACAAGGGGGAGTCACAAGAAAGTTTTGAAAATCTTCTGCGATGGGTTTTGCGGAACCAGCATTCTTTGGTCTCCGAAACGTCTTCACAAAG GCTATCACTTGACATCTTGTGCATGCGAGGAACACTGAAACAAATTTGCAGAAGTCCTTACACACCAAGGGATTCCTGGGCTATACATGTTGCAGA GTTTCAGGGATCGTTCTACATCGTCCCGGCGCCCTCGGAGCCGAAAGCGGATCCTCGACCAACGGGGAGGAAACCCAAGAGAGAACTTTGGGGCAATAAATTTGAGCAGTACTTGAAGGGAG ATCCCGACGACATTTTGGATCCGAACAAAGAGTATCGGTCGGTGTTGAAGCTCAGCGTCGGACAGTTCTCGCTGCTCTTCTCTCCTGAAGTCGACTGCGCTGACCCCGACCTCTACCGGGAGGACCATAAGGACATGGGTGCCTTCGTGCTTGTCAAGGCCCTTCGAGATGAAACTAAAATGAATTTTCAGTTTTATAAACA GTCCCGACTGAGTGACTGGTGGTTAGACAACAAACTCGTTGGAATCCCGCGCATCATCGTTGGACATTTCACACAAGGCGGCATCGTTCATAGCATTGAACTCCTGAAGACGGAGGAATTGCCTGCACTGGGGGAG AATGAATGGGACCCCAACGTTTACATAAACTTCTTGGTGAGGTTTTTGAAATTCATGAAACAGAAAGTGATGGAGGACACCGCTGCCGTGTACAAGTTTGAACGCCGGCCCATGGGACATATCTACTGCTCGAAGCTCAAAAAATCAGACAGTGTATTTCTGCCCTTATGGTACACACAAAAgctatttacaaaagaaaaaactgGCGAGGAAAACACCGAAGCCACTTAA
- the LOC113810451 gene encoding decapping and exoribonuclease protein isoform X4, with translation MPEAVDTEAEVLDTPWTKKVQLDLTRGLEEAIDYKGESQESFENLLRWVLRNQHSLVSETSSQRLSLDILCMRGTLKQICRSPYTPRDSWAIHVAEFQGSFYIVPAPSEPKADPRPTGRKPKRELWGNKFEQYLKGDPDDILDPNKEYRSVLKLSVGQFSLLFSPEVDCADPDLYREDHKDMGAFVLVKALRDETKMNFQFYKQSRLSDWWLDNKLVGIPRIIVGHFTQGGIVHSIELLKTEELPALGENEWDPNVYINFLVRFLKFMKQKVMEDTAAVYKFERRPMGHIYCSKLKKSDSVFLPLWYTQKLFTKEKTGEENTEAT, from the exons GCCAGAAGCAGTGGATACGGAGGCAGAAGTCCTCGACACGCCCTGGACGAAGAAG GTGCAACTCGACCTCACCAGAGGTTTGGAAGAAGCAATTGATTACAAGGGGGAGTCACAAGAAAGTTTTGAAAATCTTCTGCGATGGGTTTTGCGGAACCAGCATTCTTTGGTCTCCGAAACGTCTTCACAAAG GCTATCACTTGACATCTTGTGCATGCGAGGAACACTGAAACAAATTTGCAGAAGTCCTTACACACCAAGGGATTCCTGGGCTATACATGTTGCAGA GTTTCAGGGATCGTTCTACATCGTCCCGGCGCCCTCGGAGCCGAAAGCGGATCCTCGACCAACGGGGAGGAAACCCAAGAGAGAACTTTGGGGCAATAAATTTGAGCAGTACTTGAAGGGAG ATCCCGACGACATTTTGGATCCGAACAAAGAGTATCGGTCGGTGTTGAAGCTCAGCGTCGGACAGTTCTCGCTGCTCTTCTCTCCTGAAGTCGACTGCGCTGACCCCGACCTCTACCGGGAGGACCATAAGGACATGGGTGCCTTCGTGCTTGTCAAGGCCCTTCGAGATGAAACTAAAATGAATTTTCAGTTTTATAAACA GTCCCGACTGAGTGACTGGTGGTTAGACAACAAACTCGTTGGAATCCCGCGCATCATCGTTGGACATTTCACACAAGGCGGCATCGTTCATAGCATTGAACTCCTGAAGACGGAGGAATTGCCTGCACTGGGGGAG AATGAATGGGACCCCAACGTTTACATAAACTTCTTGGTGAGGTTTTTGAAATTCATGAAACAGAAAGTGATGGAGGACACCGCTGCCGTGTACAAGTTTGAACGCCGGCCCATGGGACATATCTACTGCTCGAAGCTCAAAAAATCAGACAGTGTATTTCTGCCCTTATGGTACACACAAAAgctatttacaaaagaaaaaactgGCGAGGAAAACACCGAAGCCACTTAA
- the LOC113810451 gene encoding decapping and exoribonuclease protein isoform X1, with protein MSCRFSARSSGYGGRSPRHALDEEESADIFRVEKTSKYEGAPPEMKKPLVLGGYSVDGDRKIIYDRSQLQFLDKAFLSEEPMDVQLDLTRGLEEAIDYKGESQESFENLLRWVLRNQHSLVSETSSQRLSLDILCMRGTLKQICRSPYTPRDSWAIHVAEFQGSFYIVPAPSEPKADPRPTGRKPKRELWGNKFEQYLKGDPDDILDPNKEYRSVLKLSVGQFSLLFSPEVDCADPDLYREDHKDMGAFVLVKALRDETKMNFQFYKQSRLSDWWLDNKLVGIPRIIVGHFTQGGIVHSIELLKTEELPALGENEWDPNVYINFLVRFLKFMKQKVMEDTAAVYKFERRPMGHIYCSKLKKSDSVFLPLWYTQKLFTKEKTGEENTEAT; from the exons GCCAGAAGCAGTGGATACGGAGGCAGAAGTCCTCGACACGCCCTGGACGAAGAAG aatcgGCTGACATCTTTCGCGTGGAAAAGACCAGCAAATACGAAGGAGCGCCTCCCGAAATGAAAAAACCTCTCGTGCTTGGTGGCTATTCCGTCGACGGCGATCGAAAAATTATCTACGATCGCTCACAGCTGCAGTTTCTCGATAAAGCATTCTTATCGGAGGAAccgatggat GTGCAACTCGACCTCACCAGAGGTTTGGAAGAAGCAATTGATTACAAGGGGGAGTCACAAGAAAGTTTTGAAAATCTTCTGCGATGGGTTTTGCGGAACCAGCATTCTTTGGTCTCCGAAACGTCTTCACAAAG GCTATCACTTGACATCTTGTGCATGCGAGGAACACTGAAACAAATTTGCAGAAGTCCTTACACACCAAGGGATTCCTGGGCTATACATGTTGCAGA GTTTCAGGGATCGTTCTACATCGTCCCGGCGCCCTCGGAGCCGAAAGCGGATCCTCGACCAACGGGGAGGAAACCCAAGAGAGAACTTTGGGGCAATAAATTTGAGCAGTACTTGAAGGGAG ATCCCGACGACATTTTGGATCCGAACAAAGAGTATCGGTCGGTGTTGAAGCTCAGCGTCGGACAGTTCTCGCTGCTCTTCTCTCCTGAAGTCGACTGCGCTGACCCCGACCTCTACCGGGAGGACCATAAGGACATGGGTGCCTTCGTGCTTGTCAAGGCCCTTCGAGATGAAACTAAAATGAATTTTCAGTTTTATAAACA GTCCCGACTGAGTGACTGGTGGTTAGACAACAAACTCGTTGGAATCCCGCGCATCATCGTTGGACATTTCACACAAGGCGGCATCGTTCATAGCATTGAACTCCTGAAGACGGAGGAATTGCCTGCACTGGGGGAG AATGAATGGGACCCCAACGTTTACATAAACTTCTTGGTGAGGTTTTTGAAATTCATGAAACAGAAAGTGATGGAGGACACCGCTGCCGTGTACAAGTTTGAACGCCGGCCCATGGGACATATCTACTGCTCGAAGCTCAAAAAATCAGACAGTGTATTTCTGCCCTTATGGTACACACAAAAgctatttacaaaagaaaaaactgGCGAGGAAAACACCGAAGCCACTTAA
- the LOC113810451 gene encoding decapping and exoribonuclease protein isoform X3 — MMCSTTWPEAVDTEAEVLDTPWTKKVQLDLTRGLEEAIDYKGESQESFENLLRWVLRNQHSLVSETSSQRLSLDILCMRGTLKQICRSPYTPRDSWAIHVAEFQGSFYIVPAPSEPKADPRPTGRKPKRELWGNKFEQYLKGDPDDILDPNKEYRSVLKLSVGQFSLLFSPEVDCADPDLYREDHKDMGAFVLVKALRDETKMNFQFYKQSRLSDWWLDNKLVGIPRIIVGHFTQGGIVHSIELLKTEELPALGENEWDPNVYINFLVRFLKFMKQKVMEDTAAVYKFERRPMGHIYCSKLKKSDSVFLPLWYTQKLFTKEKTGEENTEAT, encoded by the exons GCCAGAAGCAGTGGATACGGAGGCAGAAGTCCTCGACACGCCCTGGACGAAGAAG GTGCAACTCGACCTCACCAGAGGTTTGGAAGAAGCAATTGATTACAAGGGGGAGTCACAAGAAAGTTTTGAAAATCTTCTGCGATGGGTTTTGCGGAACCAGCATTCTTTGGTCTCCGAAACGTCTTCACAAAG GCTATCACTTGACATCTTGTGCATGCGAGGAACACTGAAACAAATTTGCAGAAGTCCTTACACACCAAGGGATTCCTGGGCTATACATGTTGCAGA GTTTCAGGGATCGTTCTACATCGTCCCGGCGCCCTCGGAGCCGAAAGCGGATCCTCGACCAACGGGGAGGAAACCCAAGAGAGAACTTTGGGGCAATAAATTTGAGCAGTACTTGAAGGGAG ATCCCGACGACATTTTGGATCCGAACAAAGAGTATCGGTCGGTGTTGAAGCTCAGCGTCGGACAGTTCTCGCTGCTCTTCTCTCCTGAAGTCGACTGCGCTGACCCCGACCTCTACCGGGAGGACCATAAGGACATGGGTGCCTTCGTGCTTGTCAAGGCCCTTCGAGATGAAACTAAAATGAATTTTCAGTTTTATAAACA GTCCCGACTGAGTGACTGGTGGTTAGACAACAAACTCGTTGGAATCCCGCGCATCATCGTTGGACATTTCACACAAGGCGGCATCGTTCATAGCATTGAACTCCTGAAGACGGAGGAATTGCCTGCACTGGGGGAG AATGAATGGGACCCCAACGTTTACATAAACTTCTTGGTGAGGTTTTTGAAATTCATGAAACAGAAAGTGATGGAGGACACCGCTGCCGTGTACAAGTTTGAACGCCGGCCCATGGGACATATCTACTGCTCGAAGCTCAAAAAATCAGACAGTGTATTTCTGCCCTTATGGTACACACAAAAgctatttacaaaagaaaaaactgGCGAGGAAAACACCGAAGCCACTTAA
- the LOC113810451 gene encoding decapping and exoribonuclease protein isoform X5, giving the protein MSCRFSVQLDLTRGLEEAIDYKGESQESFENLLRWVLRNQHSLVSETSSQRLSLDILCMRGTLKQICRSPYTPRDSWAIHVAEFQGSFYIVPAPSEPKADPRPTGRKPKRELWGNKFEQYLKGDPDDILDPNKEYRSVLKLSVGQFSLLFSPEVDCADPDLYREDHKDMGAFVLVKALRDETKMNFQFYKQSRLSDWWLDNKLVGIPRIIVGHFTQGGIVHSIELLKTEELPALGENEWDPNVYINFLVRFLKFMKQKVMEDTAAVYKFERRPMGHIYCSKLKKSDSVFLPLWYTQKLFTKEKTGEENTEAT; this is encoded by the exons GTGCAACTCGACCTCACCAGAGGTTTGGAAGAAGCAATTGATTACAAGGGGGAGTCACAAGAAAGTTTTGAAAATCTTCTGCGATGGGTTTTGCGGAACCAGCATTCTTTGGTCTCCGAAACGTCTTCACAAAG GCTATCACTTGACATCTTGTGCATGCGAGGAACACTGAAACAAATTTGCAGAAGTCCTTACACACCAAGGGATTCCTGGGCTATACATGTTGCAGA GTTTCAGGGATCGTTCTACATCGTCCCGGCGCCCTCGGAGCCGAAAGCGGATCCTCGACCAACGGGGAGGAAACCCAAGAGAGAACTTTGGGGCAATAAATTTGAGCAGTACTTGAAGGGAG ATCCCGACGACATTTTGGATCCGAACAAAGAGTATCGGTCGGTGTTGAAGCTCAGCGTCGGACAGTTCTCGCTGCTCTTCTCTCCTGAAGTCGACTGCGCTGACCCCGACCTCTACCGGGAGGACCATAAGGACATGGGTGCCTTCGTGCTTGTCAAGGCCCTTCGAGATGAAACTAAAATGAATTTTCAGTTTTATAAACA GTCCCGACTGAGTGACTGGTGGTTAGACAACAAACTCGTTGGAATCCCGCGCATCATCGTTGGACATTTCACACAAGGCGGCATCGTTCATAGCATTGAACTCCTGAAGACGGAGGAATTGCCTGCACTGGGGGAG AATGAATGGGACCCCAACGTTTACATAAACTTCTTGGTGAGGTTTTTGAAATTCATGAAACAGAAAGTGATGGAGGACACCGCTGCCGTGTACAAGTTTGAACGCCGGCCCATGGGACATATCTACTGCTCGAAGCTCAAAAAATCAGACAGTGTATTTCTGCCCTTATGGTACACACAAAAgctatttacaaaagaaaaaactgGCGAGGAAAACACCGAAGCCACTTAA